Proteins from a single region of Ananas comosus cultivar F153 linkage group 3, ASM154086v1, whole genome shotgun sequence:
- the LOC109707750 gene encoding WD repeat-containing protein 91 homolog has product MENMQYAEELVREFLTFRGFTSTLRAFESELSTDIGRSFQVDKILELIFSQYIPKYQADKLISLLSFFKQCLFSSLDSVLISTLSKLELSILRFYIVHALNSGRKDKVVEFFGVNGNYLLQKREDWLPWFVIPYLKNPSLDPQFRVYFSKEWFDALFLSFRNFLSELFNDTRIPALLKISTEKITVKRLKNDIKQLNQKLSELQALLETREAEILRLSSTSSFTLATPIHQGESSTGHLSSEIASKDNTTDPRKRNLLESTIASSSHQGEEKLGANGESLASNSESQWSSSLKSGPASSSMKRFGGDAEAQNAYQISQSERKQDSLREDEFPEVKVDFQETFLGHTSPISRCRFSASGTNIASASVDGTVRIWTYDSSTPSSRNATIYCGAEIMSLDWECRSDRLLLIGTADGGIKAWNADAKRVVCDLSTTKEFPSVLDLKCSPVEPIFVSAAASRRHGSSKLEQVGFASLTVWNMKTWKAMTVLPLGEDPPAITSLSFNHNGKILAASATDGMIHMFDMSAGLQITGWPAHDSAVSSVLFGPDETSIFSLGSDGKIFEWSLHNQGQILWSRDCSRFCNPESLKKCWHEIALDSNGRRLLVTSGSVRSPIYQVQGHMNGLRTLPHSAGITSVDWHPTLPMFITGSADHSVRVTSIL; this is encoded by the exons ATGGAGAACATGCAGTATGCGGAAGAACTTGTGAGGGAGTTTCTCACATTCAGAGGTTTTACAAGCACCTTGCGAGCTTTTGAATCGGAGTTGTCTACAGATATAGGCAGAAGCTTTCAAGTGGACAAAATCTTAGAATTGATTTTTTCACAGTATATACCAAAATATCAGGCTGACAAATTGATTTCCCTGCTAAGTTTCTTTAAGCAGTGCTTGTTTTCATCTTTGGATTCAGTACTTATTTCTACATTATCCAAATTGGAGTTGTCGATATTACGATTCTATATTGTCCATGCGTTAAACTCTGGAAGGAAAGACAAAGTGGTGGAGTTCTTTGGCGTGAACGGCAACTATTTGCTGCAAAAACGTGAAGATTGGTTGCCATGGTTTG TTATCCCATATCTCAAGAACCCAAGTTTGGATCCTCAATTCCGCGTGTACTTTTCAAAGGAATGGTTTGATGCCTTGTTTCTTTCATTCCGGAATTTTTTAAGTGAGTTGTTCAATGACACTC GGATCCCTGCTCTGTTAAAGATAAGTACAGAAAAGATTACTGTCAAACGTCTGAAAAATGACATAAAGCAGCTCAATCAGAAGCTCTCAGAACTCCAAGCACTTCTAGAAACAAGGGAAGCTGAAATATTGCGGTTGAGTAG TACGTCTTCTTTTACGCTGGCAACACCCATTCATCAAGGAGAAAGCTCTACTGGTCATCTGTCAAGTGAGATTGCTTCTAAGGATAATACCACAGATCCTCGAAAGAGGAATTTGCTTGAATCTACTATCGCTAGTTCTTCGCatcaaggagaagaaaaattagGAGCAAATGGGGAGTCTTTGGCTTCAAATAGTGAATCCCAATGGTCCAGCTCATTAAAGTCTGGACCTGCTTCAAGTTCAATGAAAAGATTTGGTGGAGATGCTGAAGCTCAAAATGCTTATCAGATATCCCAGTCAG AAAGGAAACAAGATTCGCTGAGAGAAGACGAGTTTCCTGAAGTGAAAGTGGATTTTCAA GAAACTTTTTTAGGGCATACTAGTCCAATAAGTCGGTGCCGATTTTCTGCATCAGGAACCAACATTGCAAGTGCTTCTGTTGATGGCACTGTTAG GATTTGGACTTATGACTCATCAACACCATCATCCAGAAATGCTACTATTTATTGTGGGGCTGAGATTATGTCATTGGATTGGGAGTGTAGATCTGACCGTTTG CTACTCATAGGCACAGCTGATGGTGGTATAAAAGCTTGGAATGCTGATGCCAAGAGAGTTGTCTGTGATCTTAGTACGACAAAGGAGTTTCCAAG CGTATTGGATTTGAAGTGTAGCCCTGTGGAACCAATTTTTGTTTCTGCAGCTGCATCGCGACG GCATGGATCGAGTAAACTTGAACAAGTGGGCTTTGCTTCCTTGACAGTTTGGAATATGAAAACATGGAAAGCTATG ACAGTCCTTCCGCTTGGTGAGGATCCTCCAGCAATCACCTCACTATCATTCAATCATAACGGAAAAATCTTAGCAGCCTCTGCTACTGATGGAATGATTCATATGTTTG ACATGTCTGCTGGCCTGCAAATAACAGGATGGCCTGCCCATGATTCAGCAGTAAGTTCAGTTCTATTTGGACCTGATGAGACCAGCATCTTCAGTTTAGGCTCCGATGGGAAG ATATTTGAATGGAGCTTACATAACCAAGGTCAGATCCTTTGGTCAAGAGATTGCAGTAG GTTCTGCAATCCTGAGAGCTTGAAGAAATGTTGGCATGAAATAGCATTAGATTCTAATGGCAGGAGATTGCTGGTGACATCTGGTTCGGTTAGATCCCCAATATACCAG GTGCAAGGACATATGAATGGTCTACGAACACTTCCCCACTCCGCCGGTATCACTAGTGTGGATTGGCACCCGACACTTCCAATGTTCATAACTGGGTCGGCGGATCACTCAGTACGAGTTACATCCATTCTCTGA
- the LOC109707418 gene encoding lysine-rich arabinogalactan protein 19-like, giving the protein MRMDRRGKEKISELTNTTTKPGPTAAAESASAADPDATPARTRLRTLYPRHALRTEPPLTHSAAHEPHANPLRLCTTPVTTTGFPRQATAGLCARQLPPPATGYPPMRPPARRGHAMPPPRRVTTSHDATAAHRATRQMLRHAAQRRCHRSFPVPANASAHADATPAPPAPPMPRQRVHHDATPMPPPRPAPH; this is encoded by the exons ATGCGAATGGATCGCCGCGGAAAGGAGAAAATCTCGGAAT TGACCAACACCACCACCAAACCCggccccaccgccgccgccgaatccgcctccgccgccgaccCCGACGCCACGCCCGCGCGAACCCGCCTCCGGACCCTGTATCCCCGCCACGCTCTCCGCACCGAACCACCACTCACGCACTCCGCCGCACACGAGCCTCACGCAAATCCACTGCGGCTCTGCACCACTCCTGTCACCACCACCGGCTTCCCACGCCAAGCCACCGCCGGATTATGCGCCCGCCAATTGCCTCCGCCAGCCACCGGCTACCCGCCGATGCGACCGCCGGCTCGCCGCGGCCACGCCATGCCTCCGCCGCGCCGGGTGACAACGTCCCACGATGCCACCGCGGCTCACCGCGCCACACGCCAAATGCTCCGCCACGCGGCTCAACGCCGTTGCCACCGCAGCTTCCCTGTCCCCGCCAATGCCTCCGCCCACGCCGATGCCACGCCAGCTCCTCCTGCCCCGCCAATGCCTCGCCAGCGCGTCCACCACGATGCCACGCCAATGCCTCCGCCACGGCCGGCTCCACACTGA